In the Podospora bellae-mahoneyi strain CBS 112042 chromosome 4, whole genome shotgun sequence genome, one interval contains:
- a CDS encoding hypothetical protein (EggNog:ENOG503PC2H; COG:S), with protein sequence MSSVPVGSLCQYCKGINVETISQPGGHAHAHSLAVIQQSAQQGCALCGWFITLTWSREIDNEMREVEPPTSAGRQSTDRFHVRPVGPGYLGQSHICLTDETGEYQTTGLEVCRLEGDLAPDDCPIPVCRALSDTASPETQETALSWLKQCEVEHDCNNLSIPGPNNTYVLPGRLVDLRSFTPTTPIIRLVESFSLPGNITNTPGFYSTLSYCWGISPFYNTTSANLTSSLTQIPFNILPQTFKDAFLITTQLGTPFIWIDALCIIQNSLHDWEIESAKMPYIYSLSRFCIAADATAVAEGGCFNNHNHSSQHPRRKEATPLIIPSILASTSQISRLYIYPRHHHSTNSQAPISDAPISTRGWCFQERILSPRTLHYTAGQLYWECRQDFKSEDLITNTQGQPWGTMPGALAQLYDPTFRPEHVVRTWYKSIVAPYSRRSLTKETDRLPAIGGVARVYAHLLSQAENRIRNAETQTWVEGWVERLKVKQYDLVENSAYIAGIWGHQIGHGLSWRRRKGTKKPVAGHERKRTNTFSWVSVDGPVEHFYGYIEATRLVKWNVSLLNPLDPFGGVGECEITLEGNVIEGKLGYYHHGDANAGEWRVFVDIPPDGELDHGTVDIGSVDIDEETDELADVKASNGLVVRDVWILATSMRNTLDVYALVLVQTVEDDGKVRYQRLGLLWIKSPGRMPVAGRAPRHTYRGVTCRNTCPLCSSMVDSHGKEFHYKTLALLQMNRDEAFQQIVIV encoded by the exons ATGTCATCAGTACCAGTCGGAAGCCTCTGTCAGTACTGCAAGGGCATCAATGTGGAAACTATCAGCCAACCTGGTGGACATGCACATGCCCATAGTCTGGCAGTTATTCAGCAGAGCGCCCAACAAGGCTGCGCGCTTTGCGGTTGGTTCATAACACTCACTTGGAGCAGAGAAATCGACAATGAAATGCGCGAAGTTGAACCGCCTACTTCTGCAGGAAGACAGTCCACAGATCGCTTCCATGTGCGACCCGTTGGGCCCGGATATCTTGGTCAAAGTCACATTTGTTTGACCGACGAGACAGGGGAGTATCAGACCACAGGCCTCGAGGTGTGTCGTCTTGAGG GTGACTTAGCTCCTGATGACTGTCCAATTCCAGTCTGCAGAGCCCTTTCAGACACTGCCTCACCAGAAACACAAGAAACAGCTCTGTCTTGGTTGAAGCAGTGTGAAGTCGAACATGACTGCAACAACTTGTCGATACCTGGGCCCAACAACACCTATGTTTTGCCCGGTCGATTGGTAGACCTGCGGTCGTTCACACCCACGACTCCGATCATACGATTGGTGGAAAGTTTTTCTCTTCCTGGAAATATTACCAACACGCCTGGCTTCTACAGCACACTCAGCTACTGCTGGGGCATCTCTCCCTTCTACAACACCACATcagccaacctcacctcctcactCACCCAGATCCCCTTCAACATCCTTCCTCAAACCTTCAAGGATGCGTTTTTGATCACCACGCAACTTGGCACTCCCTTCATCTGGATCGACGCCCTTTGTATCATCCAAAACTCTCTGCATGACTGGGAGATTGAGTCGGCCAAGATGCCCTACATTTACTCCCTTTCCAGGTTCTGCATCGCTGCTGATGCCACTGCCGTTGCTGAAGGCGGCtgcttcaacaaccacaaccactcCTCTCAGCATCCCCGTCGAAAGGAAGCCACACCTCTGATCATCCCATCCATACTTGCATCCACCTCGCAAATCAGTCGTCTGTATATCTACCCCCGGCATCACcactccaccaactcccaaGCCCCCATTTCCGAcgcccccatctccaccagAGGTTGGTGCTTCCAAGAGCGAATCCTTTCCCCTAGAACACTCCATTACACCGCGGGGCAACTCTACTGGGAATGCCGCCAGGACTTCAAGTCTGAGGACCTCATCACCAATACCCAAGGCCAGCCATGGGGCACCATGCCGGGCGCGCTTGCCCAACTATACGACCCTACGTTTCGCCCCGAGCACGTCGTGAGAACGTGGTACAAGTCTATCGTGGCGCCTTACAGCCGGAGGAGTCTGACGAAAGAAACTGATCGACTCCCTGCCATTGGAGGGGTGGCCAGGGTGTACGCTCACCTGCTCTCCCAAGCGGAGAACCGGATCAGGAACGCGGAGACACAAACCTGGgttgaggggtgggtggagCGTCTGAAGGTGAAGCAATATGATCTGGTCGAGAATAGCGCGTATATTGCCGGGATATGGGGTCATCAAATTGGTCATGGGCtaagctggaggagaaggaaggggacAAAGAAACCTGTGGCAGGGCATGAGCGGAAGAGGACCAACACGTTTAGCTGGGTATCTGTTGATGGGCCGGTGGAGCATTTCTATGGATATATTGAGGCGACCAGGCTGGTGAAGTGGAATGTGTCGCTGCTGAACCCTCTTGATCCCTTTGGTGGAGTGGGCGAGTGCGAGATCACGTTGGAGGGGAACGTTATCGAGGGGAAACTGGGGTATTATCATCATGGTGATGCTAATGCAGGAGAGTGGCGGGTGTTTGTCGATATACCACCGGACGGCGAGCTTGACCATGGGACAGTGGACATCGGTAGCGTGGACATTGACGAAGAAACAGATGAGTTGGCTGACGTCAAAGCTTCCAATGGGTTGGTAGTCCGGGATGTTTGGATCCTAGCAACCTCTATGCGCAACACACTAGACGTTTATGCTCTAGTGCTTGTACAAACTGTGGAGGACGATGGCAAGGTCAGATACCAGAGGTTGGGACTTTTGTGGATCAAGTCTCCGGGCCGGATGCCAGTGGCCGGCCGAGCTCCGAGACATACATATAGAGGGGTGACTTGCCGAAATACCTGTCCGCTGTGCTCTTCCATGGTCGACTCTCACGGGAAAGAGTTTCACTACAAGACGCTGGCGTTGTTGCAAATGAACCGTGACGAGGCTTTTCAGCAGATTGTCATTGTGTAG
- a CDS encoding hypothetical protein (EggNog:ENOG503NZW1) produces the protein MSQHSHPPSTSSWHRSVDERLCLIADGLSDYDDTPRNSLPTKDSIPLGQKLPGLGPLLRDYLNPDVTVESADFHKRLLRVFRESEYDSAYGKCLERLNADERDRVEKFVADDKPLEEVSNGFDMSVSLGVREHLQNLTGVPGFQVSSSGVQAVRFPAATGSNGTESVHLEARSFTPVDVDGLAGDDTLDALHKNGRLHNFIRKLKDMLSGHKKESNVIVYENVPFKNWGMVVDYIPHYTCIPSSVAGVQNIVRFARDHDMSVRCAGFRHSWAPIFGRQGQITISLLSLEEATRIPNFTAMSKALPEWLFRKTELQTVEVVSGTPRVKGNVLVRIGASATNEQLRRWCIKNNKYSYPLNVIMVEMTVGGTNAPICHGAGRRHQTLSDLVRKVEYVDCNGKLQTVDDPRLLRAAAGCFGLMGVITHLTLEFEPMSYALMKPEKIPVLRAVPPPDDMAMDKIPPALRLPNWAPEQRAADIKRFEELATNGFYSEWFWFPYSDLCWVNCWDTTADPSGTKDYPSNAQTFFMFISQFTMNVLQNAKILNELVEKLHMDEAAVTLISKAAMFTLPAWDEPVKTYLPDALHFQRGIQNVRVLDVEVEIPLQPSETDPSKPDYAVVRRAWWDAILTCYAHSSKGCPQRMPLEMRIMGGSDIVMAPQKGNKLGTCAIEVLTLEAAKEFWVPYAEEVVGKWLSYCDRGGKKINTRPHWAKQWDGINVDGKPWVEKMKGEDYRLEKEEFKELLAEIGRKHGWSLKDLKSRFSNDFFDAFYFDNI, from the exons ATGTCCCAACACTCTCATCCGCCCTCGACCAGCTCTTGGCACCGAAGCGTTGACGAGCGCCTCTGTCTCATTGCAGACGGGCTCTCCGATTACGATGACACCCCGAGAAACAGTCTCCCTACCAAAGATAGTATCCCTCTTGGACAGAAGCTTCCTGGTCTTGGTCCCCTTCTCAGAGACTATCTCAACCCAGACGTCACTGTTGAGTCAGCAGACTTCCACAAACGGCTGCTTCGTGTCTTTCGCGAATCCGAGTACGACTCTGCCTACGGGAAATGCTTGGAGCGACTGAATGCGGATGAAAGAGACCGCGTGGAAAAATTCGTCGCGGATGACAAGCCTCTCGAAGAGGTGTCCAATGGTTTCGACATGAGCGTCAGTCTGGGTGTTCGTGAGCACCTTCAAAACCTTACGGGGGTCCCTGGTTTCCAGGTTTCGTCCAGTGGAGTTCAAGCAGTGCGGTTTCCTGCAGCCACTGGGTCCAACGGCACCGAGAGCGTTCATCTAGAAGCCCGTTCTTTTACTCCAGTGGACGTTGATGGCCTTGCTGGAGACGACACTCTCGATGCCTTACACAAGAACGGCCGCCTCCACAACTTTATCCGGAAACTCAAGGATATGCTCTCTGGCCACAAAAAGGAGAGCAACGTCATA GTCTACGAAAACGTGCCCTTCAAAAACTGGGGCATGGTCGTCGACTACATACCCCACTACACCTGCATCCCCTCCTCTGTCGCCGGTGTCCAGAACATTGTCAGATTTGCACGCGACCACGACATGTCTGTCCGCTGTGCGGGCTTCCGCCACTCTTGGGCGCCCATCTTTGGCCGCCAGGGGCAAATCAccatctctctcctctccctgGAGGAGGCTACCAGAATTCCTAATTTCACCGCCATGTCCAAAGCCCTGCCGGAGTGGCTGTTTCGCAAGACCGAGCTGCAAACGGTGGAAGTAGTCTCTGGCACGCCACGAGTCAAAGGCAATGTGCTTGTCAGAATTGGCGCCAGCGCGACAAATGAGCAGCTGAGGCGGTGGTGCATCAAGAATAATAAGTACTCGTACCCGCTTAATGTGATTATGGTGGAGATGACGGTCGGGGGGACGAATGCACCTATTTGTCACGGGGCTGGGAGAAGACATCAGACTTTGAGCGACCTGGTCAGGAAGGTGGAATACGTCGACTGCAACGGGAAGCTTCAAACTGTCGATGACCCGAGACTTCtccgggcggcggcggggtgcTTTGGTCTCATGGGTGTGATAACCCATCTCACGCTGGAGTTTGAACCCATGAGCTACGCGCTGATGAAGCCGGAGAAGATCCCTGTGTTGAGGGCTGTTCCCCCGCCGGATGATATGGCTATGGATAAGATTCCCCCTGCTTTGAGACTGCCGAACTGGGCGCCGGAGCAGAGGGCGGCCGACATCAAGAGGTTTGAAGAGTTGGCGACGAATGGGTTCTACTCGGAGTGGTTCTGGTTTCCGTACTCGGATTTGTGCTGGGTTAACTGCTGGGATACGACTGCTGACCCATCAGGAACTAAGGATTATCCGTCGAATGCGCAGACGTTCTTCATGTTCATCAGCCAGTTCACGATGAATGTGCTGCAGAATGCAAAGATATTGAACGAGCTGGTCGAGAAGTTGCATATGGACGAGGCAGCGGTGACGCTCATCTCCAAAGCGGCAATGTTTACTCTTCCGGCTTGGGACGAGCCGGTCAAGACCTACCTGCCGGATGCGTTGCACTTCCAGAGAGGGATTCAAAACGTCAGGGTGTTGgatgtggaggttgagattcCGCTTCAACCATCGGAAACTGATCCCTCGAAGCCTGACTATGCGGTTGTCAGAAGGGCGTGGTGGGATGCTATTCTGACCTGTTATGCCCACAGCAGTAAGGGGTGCCCCCAGAGGATGCCGCTTGAAATGAGGATCATGGGGGGCAGTGATATCGTCATGGCCCCTCAGAAGGGGAACAAGTTGGGAACGTGTGCCATTGAGGTGCTGACGCTGGAGGCGGCGAAGGAGTTCTGGGTGCCCTATGcggaagaggtggttgggaaGTGGTTGTCCTACTGTGAtaggggagggaagaagatcAACACGAGACCTCACTGGGCAAAGCAGTGGGATGGGATCAATGTTGACGGGAAGCCCTGGGTGGAGAAGATGAAGGGAGAGGATTACAGgttggaaaaggaggagtTTAAGGAGCTGTTGGCTGAGATTGGAAGGAAGCATGGCTGGTCATTGAAGGACTTGAAGAGCAGGTTTTCGAACGACTTTTTTGATGCCTTTTACTTTGATAACATCTAG